A region from the Streptomyces sp. 3214.6 genome encodes:
- a CDS encoding CGNR zinc finger domain-containing protein produces the protein MELAYYSDYAVRLVNSEEPARGKDALTSVEAVRALFGGNQSAARRATDADVTRFRSVRGRLRAVFEAADGGDETLAVDLLNSLLLEFPVSPQISGHDFRDDDGRPLWHMHLADHPSNATAGYAAIAAMGLAFHLTEYGVDRLGLCEAAPCRNAYLDTSTNRSRRYCSDRCATRANVAAYRARKRLEADRTAVTGLAADSAQRTSASGERRPDFSGR, from the coding sequence GTGGAACTGGCCTATTACTCGGACTATGCCGTGCGCCTCGTCAACAGCGAGGAGCCGGCCCGGGGCAAGGACGCCCTGACCTCGGTCGAGGCCGTCCGTGCCCTCTTCGGCGGCAACCAGTCGGCGGCCCGCCGGGCCACCGACGCCGACGTCACCCGGTTCCGCTCGGTCCGGGGCCGGCTGCGCGCGGTCTTCGAGGCGGCCGACGGCGGCGACGAGACCCTCGCGGTGGACCTGCTGAACTCCCTCCTCCTGGAGTTCCCGGTGAGCCCCCAGATCTCCGGCCACGACTTCCGCGACGACGACGGCAGGCCGCTGTGGCACATGCACCTGGCCGACCACCCGTCGAACGCGACGGCGGGCTACGCGGCCATCGCGGCGATGGGCCTGGCGTTCCACCTCACGGAGTACGGCGTCGACCGTCTGGGCCTGTGCGAGGCGGCACCCTGCCGCAACGCCTACCTCGACACCTCCACCAACCGCTCCCGGCGCTACTGCTCCGACCGCTGCGCGACCCGCGCCAACGTGGCCGCCTACCGCGCCCGCAAGCGTTTGGAGGCGGACCGAACGGCCGTCACGGGCCTCGCCGCCGACAGCGCCCAGCGCACCAGCGCCAGCGGCGAGCGCCGGCCCGACTTCAGCGGGCGGTAG
- a CDS encoding MerR family transcriptional regulator, which yields MDGDGGDLCSIGELARHTGLTVKTVRFYSDRGIVTPADRTPAGYRRYGPDAVARLALVRTLRELGFGLDVIRQVVDRELTLGDVAAQHAAALDVQIGVLRLRRAVLTAVARRGHTPEEMARMHRLARLTEDERRRLTDDFLTGVFTDLDGGDVYAGVRRSLTPELPDDPTDEQVEAWAELAELMLDPGFRASLRRAVEDQARHVSDRGFGVPRPDVVALARDHATAAVASGTAPESPRADQVVAALTADCARLLGRPDDGDLRRRLRQRLAHANDPRRDRYVHLLALVNGWPPPEPLTPALDWSITALSLRSSWA from the coding sequence ATGGACGGCGACGGTGGCGACCTCTGCTCGATCGGTGAACTGGCCCGGCACACCGGGCTGACGGTCAAGACCGTCCGGTTCTACTCCGATCGCGGCATCGTGACGCCGGCCGACCGCACGCCCGCCGGCTACCGCCGCTACGGCCCGGACGCCGTCGCCCGGCTGGCGCTGGTGCGGACGCTGCGCGAGCTGGGGTTCGGGCTCGACGTGATACGGCAGGTCGTCGACCGGGAGCTGACGCTCGGCGACGTCGCCGCGCAGCACGCCGCCGCGCTGGACGTACAGATCGGCGTCCTGCGGCTGCGACGGGCGGTGCTGACGGCCGTGGCCAGGCGCGGACACACCCCCGAGGAGATGGCACGCATGCACCGACTGGCCCGACTCACCGAAGACGAACGTCGGCGGTTGACAGACGACTTCCTCACCGGCGTCTTCACGGATCTCGACGGCGGTGACGTCTACGCCGGGGTCCGACGCTCCCTGACGCCCGAACTTCCCGACGACCCGACCGACGAGCAGGTCGAGGCATGGGCGGAGTTGGCCGAGTTGATGCTCGACCCGGGCTTTCGCGCGAGTCTTCGGCGCGCGGTCGAGGACCAGGCGCGCCACGTGTCCGACCGTGGCTTCGGGGTCCCACGCCCGGACGTCGTCGCGCTCGCCCGCGACCACGCGACGGCGGCGGTCGCGTCCGGGACGGCCCCAGAGTCGCCCCGGGCCGACCAGGTCGTCGCGGCGCTCACCGCGGACTGCGCGCGCCTCCTCGGCCGGCCGGACGACGGTGACCTGCGTCGACGGCTGCGGCAGCGGCTGGCCCACGCCAACGATCCGCGCCGGGACCGGTACGTCCACCTGCTCGCCCTGGTCAACGGCTGGCCGCCCCCGGAACCCCTGACACCGGCGCTCGACTGGTCGATCACGGCGCTGAGCCTGCGCTCATCATGGGCATGA
- a CDS encoding class I SAM-dependent methyltransferase, whose protein sequence is MTDAQTTTTGTDWAAWQRSWDRQQEWYMPDREERFRIMLDMVEALVGPAPRVLDLACGTGTITARLLSRLPGATSTGVDLDPALLTIAEGTFAGDDRVTFVTADLKDPDWPARLPYDSYDAVLTATALHWLHSEPLAALYGQVAELVRDGGVFMNADHMIDDTTPRINAAERAQRHARMDQAKAGGVPDWAEWWQLAAQDPVLAAPTARRFEIYGEHADGDMPSAAWHARVLLAQGFGEARPVWASPSDTLLLALK, encoded by the coding sequence ATGACGGACGCGCAGACGACCACGACCGGCACCGACTGGGCGGCCTGGCAGCGGAGCTGGGACCGCCAGCAGGAGTGGTACATGCCCGACCGGGAGGAACGCTTCCGGATCATGCTCGACATGGTGGAGGCGCTCGTCGGACCCGCCCCGCGCGTCCTCGACCTCGCCTGCGGCACCGGCACCATCACCGCCCGGCTGCTCTCCCGCCTCCCCGGGGCCACCAGCACCGGCGTCGACCTCGACCCGGCGCTCCTCACCATCGCCGAGGGCACCTTCGCGGGGGACGACCGCGTCACCTTCGTGACGGCCGACCTCAAGGACCCGGACTGGCCGGCCCGCCTGCCGTACGACTCCTACGACGCCGTCCTGACCGCCACGGCCCTGCACTGGCTGCACAGCGAACCCCTCGCGGCCCTCTACGGTCAGGTCGCGGAACTCGTCCGCGACGGCGGTGTCTTCATGAACGCGGACCACATGATCGACGACACGACGCCCCGGATCAACGCGGCGGAGCGCGCCCAGCGTCACGCCCGTATGGATCAGGCCAAAGCGGGCGGGGTCCCGGACTGGGCCGAATGGTGGCAGCTCGCCGCCCAGGACCCGGTCCTCGCCGCGCCGACCGCCCGCCGCTTCGAGATCTACGGCGAACACGCCGACGGGGACATGCCCTCGGCGGCATGGCACGCGCGCGTGCTGCTCGCGCAGGGCTTCGGGGAGGCGCGCCCGGTGTGGGCGTCCCCTTCGGACACGCTGTTGCTCGCGCTGAAGTGA
- the sodX gene encoding nickel-type superoxide dismutase maturation protease, giving the protein MPELSQETEQGRAVASFGVAEVTGPSMVPTLYHGDQLVVQYGARVRAGDVVVLRHPFQQDLLVVKRAVERRDGGWWVLGDNAYAGGDSTDYGTVPDELILGKVRLRYRPLKSGRRSPLALVRWALSAARPVTAVRSASKRLRAR; this is encoded by the coding sequence ATGCCGGAGCTGTCGCAGGAGACCGAGCAGGGGAGGGCGGTCGCGTCCTTCGGGGTGGCCGAGGTGACCGGGCCGTCCATGGTGCCCACGCTCTACCACGGAGACCAGCTGGTGGTGCAGTACGGGGCCAGGGTGCGCGCCGGTGACGTCGTCGTGCTGCGGCATCCCTTCCAGCAGGACCTGCTGGTGGTCAAGCGGGCCGTCGAGCGACGGGACGGGGGGTGGTGGGTGCTCGGGGACAACGCGTACGCCGGAGGGGACAGCACCGACTACGGGACCGTGCCCGACGAACTGATACTCGGCAAGGTGCGGCTGCGCTACCGCCCGCTGAAGTCGGGCCGGCGCTCGCCGCTGGCGCTGGTGCGCTGGGCGCTGTCGGCGGCGAGGCCCGTGACGGCCGTTCGGTCCGCCTCCAAACGCTTGCGGGCGCGGTAG
- the sodN gene encoding superoxide dismutase, Ni, producing the protein MLSRLFAPKVKVSAHCDLPCGVYDPAQARIEAESVKAVQEKMAANDDPHFQARATVIKEQRAELAKHHVSVLWSDYFKPPHFEKYPQLHELVNDTLKALSAAKGSTDPKTGEKALELIAEIDKIFWETKKA; encoded by the coding sequence ATGCTTTCCCGCCTGTTTGCCCCCAAGGTCAAGGTCAGCGCACACTGCGACCTGCCCTGCGGTGTGTACGACCCGGCCCAGGCCCGCATCGAGGCGGAGTCGGTGAAGGCCGTCCAGGAAAAGATGGCCGCCAACGACGACCCGCACTTCCAGGCGCGCGCCACCGTCATCAAGGAACAGCGTGCCGAGCTCGCGAAGCACCACGTCTCCGTGCTGTGGAGCGACTACTTCAAGCCCCCGCACTTCGAGAAGTACCCCCAGCTGCACGAGCTCGTCAACGACACCCTGAAGGCCCTGTCGGCCGCCAAGGGCTCGACGGACCCGAAGACCGGCGAGAAGGCCCTGGAGCTCATCGCCGAGATCGACAAGATCTTCTGGGAGACCAAGAAGGCCTGA